A genomic window from Macaca mulatta isolate MMU2019108-1 chromosome 19, T2T-MMU8v2.0, whole genome shotgun sequence includes:
- the APOC4 gene encoding apolipoprotein C-IV precursor (The RefSeq protein has 1 substitution compared to this genomic sequence) — translation MSLLRNRLQDLPALCLCALVLACIGACQSEAYEGTPSPPPKLKMSHWSLVTGRMKELLEPVLNRTRDRWQWFWSPSTFRGFMQTYYDDHLRDLGLRTKAWLLKSKESLFNKTHSLCPRIVCGDKDQG, via the exons ATGTCCCTCCTCAGAAACAGGCTCCAGGACCTGCCTGCCCTGTGCCTCTGTGCGCTGGTCCTGGCCTGCATTGGGG CATGCCAGTCAGAAGCCTATGAAGGAacccccagccccccaccaaAGCTAAAGATGAGTCACTGGAGCCTGGTGACGGGCAGGATGAAGGAGCTGCTGGAGCCAGTGTTGAACAGGACCAGAGACAGGTGGCAGTGGTTCTG GAGCCCCAGCACCTTCCGGGGCTTCATGCAGACGTACTATGACGACCACCTCAGGGACCTGGGTCCGCGCACCAAGGCCTGGCTCCTCAAATCCAAAGAAAGCCTCTTCAACAAGACCCACAGCCTGTGCCCCAGGATTGTCTGTGGGGACAAGGACCAGggttaa
- the APOC2 gene encoding apolipoprotein C-II precursor, whose product MGTRFLLALCLVLLVLGFEVQGAQLPQQDELPSPALLSRVQESLSSYWESAKAAAQKLYEKTYLPAVDEKLRDLYSKSTAAMSTYTGIFTDQVLSVLKGEE is encoded by the exons ATGGGCACACGATTCCTCCTGGCTCTGTGTCTCGTCCTCCTGGTACTGGGATTCG AGGTCCAGGGGGCCCAACTCCCCCAGCAAGATGAACTGCCCAGCCCGGCCTTGCTCAGCCGGGTGCAGGAATCTCTCTCCAGTTACTGGGAGTCAGCAAAGGCAGCTGCCCAGAAGCTGTACGAGAAGACATACCTGCCTGCTGTAGACGAGAAACTCAG GGACTTGTACAGCAAAAGCACAGCAGCCATGAGCACTTACACAGGCATTTTTACTGACCAAGTTCTTTCTGTGCTGAAGGGAGAGGAATAA
- the APOC2 gene encoding apolipoprotein C-II isoform X1, whose product MGTRFLLALCLVLLVLGFAPWAPLTHSPPAEVQGAQLPQQDELPSPALLSRVQESLSSYWESAKAAAQKLYEKTYLPAVDEKLRDLYSKSTAAMSTYTGIFTDQVLSVLKGEE is encoded by the exons ATGGGCACACGATTCCTCCTGGCTCTGTGTCTCGTCCTCCTGGTACTGGGATTCG CCCCATGGGCTCCCCTGACACACTCTCCCCCTGCAGAGGTCCAGGGGGCCCAACTCCCCCAGCAAGATGAACTGCCCAGCCCGGCCTTGCTCAGCCGGGTGCAGGAATCTCTCTCCAGTTACTGGGAGTCAGCAAAGGCAGCTGCCCAGAAGCTGTACGAGAAGACATACCTGCCTGCTGTAGACGAGAAACTCAG GGACTTGTACAGCAAAAGCACAGCAGCCATGAGCACTTACACAGGCATTTTTACTGACCAAGTTCTTTCTGTGCTGAAGGGAGAGGAATAA